CGGCTCGTCTCAGGGCAGGGCAACTCGTGGGGTTGGACGTCtgccggctcggctcggctcgcaggctcagaaaacaaaaaaggtcCTGACTAAAAAAGGCACAACCggaccagccggccggccggccaacaacCGCACCGCTTTCGAGAACTTGCTGACGCACATCGCAATGTCGTAGCAATGCGCGCGCCCTTCAAGACCGCAAGACCGTTTTCATTTCTCTCAAGTTAATCTtccgattgctgctgctgctgctgctgctgctgctgatgctgcggtTGCGGTATCCTAGAGCCCCGCACCCGACACCACtaccgagccagctgccggtTGAAGATGAGCTACCACCGCTCCggtgtatgtttgtgtgtgtgtgtgtgtgtgtgtgtgtgtgtctgtaatTGATTGTTGCCGGCTGAGTAGTTGCCTGCCTCGAGCAGCCGGGAGCAGCTATCCTGATGGAACTCTCTACGTTCTACGCTCTTCCTTCTTTAACCATCATCCATCGCAACAGTAATGCAATTGTTCTGAcacccgctctctctctatctctctctcgcgcgctctctcgttctctccaACTCTATCTATTTCGATGATTTGTACACCGATTGAAGGTGGACCACCGAATCATCGACCGAATCCTATTCAGCAGCCAGCACCGAAAGGATTACCCCTCTCCATCCTGTGTTTTGTTGAGGTTCGTCTTTAAGGCGGCATCCGGCACCACCCCAGCCTGGTTGGTTGGACTTCCAGGAAGTAGTTCTACACCAGGTCTGGGACGTATATGAAATCGGATTGTGCTGCCCGGCCGATGGTTCTAGTCTGTCTAATTTGGTCCACCTTATTATGATTTACTAGCAACACGGTCCTGTTGTGACAATTTGAGGCAAATGATTTTTATGTCGCAAAAAAGAGGAAATTTTTTTGCATCTTTTCTTTGAATAGGTCGTCCAGACCATGCCGACTTTTGTGCCTACATGAAAAATAACGATTTGCGAGcatcattgcttttctgctacgtggcgaagaaaactgctacagaatcgcatcaaatgcttgtcgaagccCACGGTGATCATTCTCTCTTGGAAGATTGCATTGCTTTGAGTGATTCAAAGAATTTAAACATGGCGGTTTTACCATTTTACAAACAAAGCGCTTGAGAGGCCTCCAAAAAAGATCGAGGACGCTGAGCTGCTAGTACTTTTGGGCGAAAAAGACACACTcggtgggaccagaaaggcGTAGTGTACCTCAAGCTTGcgattatcattcattttcgtcgatgggacacgcattggctgagcgcttcgattcctacgaggaagtccAAAATTGGATGACTTACTGGTTTGCTCCCAAAAAAAGACGAACAATTCTTTCGGCGTGGCATCCACAAATTACCAGAGAGATGGGGgagaaatgtaaaatgtatagctagcaatgggACATACTTTGAAGAAAATAGAGCTTTTCATTccaatgcaataaacatgaGTTTttcttacaaaaaaaatgtatgtcTCTAGACCTGGAAGGGATCTAGTTCGTAGAACGCACACCTGGAGCTACTTACCAGCTACGAGGTCGCCGACGTGGAGCGGGAAACCAGGGCAGTGGCGGCTGCGGGCCGACGCCTGACTGTGgccaccgaacccgaacagGGACGACCGGTGGCTGCGCAACGCTATCACCGCCTTCGCTTCGCGGCCCGCGGCCGGCACCGCGTCCACCGTCGCCATGCACTTGATATGGATCACATTGTCCAGCTCGCGCTGCACTAGCCTATCTACAGGAACGCGCATCTCCAGCGTACGGTAGCGCAGGTAGAACCCATCGCTCTCCAGGGTGgtctcctgctgctgctggaggtaCTCCATTGGGACCTGCGCGGCGACGCGAATAAGAAGTAGAGCTTtagggccgccgccacctcgATGGCCACCAGATGGCGCTGGCCGGCCCGACTTACCGTGCGTCCGTTGATGAACCACAGCAGGCGGATGGCGAGGCTGGAGCGGTCCGAGGTACAGTTGGCCGCAATGTGCTCGTGCGGCAGGTAGCTTGCCGCCAGCCCGCTGATGGTGGGCTCCTCCAGCGGTAGCGCCTCGACCGTCATGTTGCGCGTCCCGTTCGCCAGCTTGAACTCGGGCGCATCGCCCGAGATCTCGCACCGGTACTCGCCGCTCGACCGGCGCTGCAGCTCCGTCAGGCGGATCGAGCAGAGGTACTGGTTGCAGATGGTCGGCCGGTCCGTGGCGATCACGATGCCCTCCACCGGGTAGACCGTCACCTTCGGGCTGAGCATCGGGGCGTACCTGTCATTCGGGGGCGAAATAGACGGTGCAGTGCGAGATCCCCATCCTGAGGGTGGCAGCATTCGGACACTTACCGGTAGAACTCCTGCGTGCCCTTGTACCACTTGACGGAATTGAGCTGGTGGTCGCCGAGGTCGTAGCTGCAGGAAAGGGTGATCGTGTCACGGTAGTCGACCACCTCCGGTACGTTCATGTTGGTAAGCCGCAGAGCCGCCGTCCGGTGCCATGCTGTAGCAGGAGAGCAAGGGAATGGGAAGCAAGAGCGGTCAGTGTCCGGGTCAGGGGCTCAACAGTCCTTTAAGCAACATCACCGCTTTTCAGCCATGACATTTTCTCaaaggtctggaaacagatggaagtcgctaggggtcaAATCTGGCAAATGCGGTAGATGCTCCAACAGTTGGATCTTGTTGGATCCTTggaagaggatgtttttcttcttcaaaccgggtcttttttcacgaattttctctttcggttagtctaaaaggttacaacaatattcgaaatttattgttttcccagtttgcaagtaatccactaACAAAATTCCGTTCGCAttccaaaaaactgatgctaacacctttttgtgcgatttctggacacgaactcgtttcggagccgaagaaccgaGGTTCACACCACTGTTcagcctcttgttttgattcaggatcatgcaTCGGCATGCCGGCATCATTCGATgcaaaaaaacactttatccTGTCGCaaacgctctaaatgttgcaGAGAAACTTGCactcgaatgcgtttttgaaTTAAGCTTAGCGAATGCGATACTCATTGTgaacacagctttctgaaactgTTCAATGaaatggctaggccttatactgAATCTCCttcagtgattcgatgattttccaatacgatatcctgtactTTTTAACGATTTCaagtgttgtgtctgtttttgaaGTATTcgacatggatcgtcttgaaggctactacgaccgcgtttaaactcagaaacctcTCTTTTAACGCCCtcattaaaggtgaagagtccttatgtactttcaatattcgttcataaatctcgTTTgattttaaacctttcaaaaataaaaattaagtcactgcacgatacttgttttttttattgtaaaaaatactgtgacatgtcgatactaaatggatCGTTaaaaaactaagtgaccgattgaaatgaactgaaacttcacatacgttcatataaagagtgtaccaatataacaaacaaaaaagactcgtagcagcgccctcttttgtcgaggctccgaattcCGAACGAGCAGCCCAGTACGTTAATATGAAGAGTGAACCAACGTAAAAAAAAGGGTTGGCAGCAGCGTCATCTGTTATTAAACCACAAAACATATTGAACATCCTTAGGTACTTAGTGCACCGATCCGCCATGTTGCACCAGCGCGATAGGGCAATGTGTTTTCCCACATTCTAATGCTACCTGGAAATTAACGGTAATTAAAATACTGCGGAAGTTTGCCATCAGATGCTGCACTACATTTTAATATCTACCCGTCACCCCTGATGATGCCTTCATTTCAATGAGCAGCAACGTGACCGCTTAACGAAGGTGGTTTGTGCTATGTTTGCCGTATCGTCTATATTGGAACGTTCCAGTTAAAATCTGTGTACTGTATGTTCCGTGTCAACTGTGTAACTGAGCAAATTGGGCTGCTAGTTACACCATTGCGACATGCAACAATGTAACGAAACAACTAAATGTGAGGCGTCAATCCAATAACATAGTAAGGCAACGCAAGAGGCGCACCGAGAGGAGCAAAGGGACATGGAAGGCCGAACTTCCGGTGCAAAAGGCAGCTCATATCAGGGCTGAAGTCACGCTCTGACTCTGAGTCGGTCAGTCCTGCCAGAGACAGACAGTCGAACAAAGTCTGGTCGTCACACCAAAAGATGGTCCAGATTCGATGCTCATCCGAAGTCAACTTCACAGGTGATGCGTAATGCTCACTGAAGTGCAATCCGGTACATCGATACCTTGAGGCTCTCGTAAAGCTTGATAAGTCGATAAGCCCATTTAATGATGCCAAATGAAGGCGTTGCATTTTGCAGAACACGAACGTCAGCTTGGAGGAACTTGTTTTACTTCTGTTGGCAAGTCCATAAATGTTTTACATCTTTTTTTTAACCCGGCACCTTTAAATTCTGCGAAAGTTGATCGATTTTGCAGTGTCAAAAGCGGACCATGTTGgaccggtgcccggtccgTCCGGGTTTCTCTACTGATTCCGGTTCTTCGGCTCTCAGCATCGGCTTCGGCGAGCATAGTTAAAATCCACCTCGACCTAAAAGCGTCCACTCCAGCATCCGGCCGAGCATCCTGGAGGTTGTTAGCGATCGTCGGCCCTCCAGCATGCTTCGGGTGCTAGTTGAAGTGCATGCCGgcgttgtgttttgttgagttttttttgccatttctaACCAAGTTATGATTTGTGCCGGTTCTCTGTTCGACGGACTCTATGTTGCAGCCATGTTGCCATGgctggtcccggtcccggacgCCGTTTCCCGGGTTCCCCCTTGCTTCGCACTGGTAATGAGCGCTTGATGGGAGGattatcatcgtcatcatcatcatcgacgtgGCGGTCGTCACCGTAACCGTCACCGTCGATGCTCAATGCTCGCAAGGTGAACGCCACCGATCACGAAGCACATCCAGCCGCCCGACCggtgttgtttcgtttcaattacaTTTATGCCATTGCCATACGGCGCAGTGGGTGGGTGTTGCACTATGAAATGCACAGCCACGAGACTGagaggctgtgtgtgtgtgtgagagacagaggcagagagagagagcgaacgaaatggcaaaaaagcgCACAGCACCGGGATGATTCTTAACCGGTGAATGCAGTTCATTAAAGCGAAAGCCGAACGGGATGGTTTTGGTCGTCGGGTAGCAAGGTAGCAGGGACCCTAGCCCAGGTGGTGGccgaggggaggggggggggggcgggacTCCACTACTATCCGCCCGCGGTCGCCGCCACCTCCCGGAGTAATATTGCACCGCTCTTAAATCAACTTTGGCCCCGCGCGCTCCCACAACAGAGTGCTGTGGTGGTGGGAGCGCAGGGTGGGGCGTGGTCGGGGGATATTGACTCGCGCCGAGCCCAGCAAGCCTGACATATTATGCACACTTCAGACGCATTCACAGGATGCGCAATCAATATCCGAAGTGGTTGGAGGCtcggccacggacacggagtcGGTTTTTTGCCATTAGATGGCGGGGTATAAAAAattgaggggggggggggggggggggttggtAGGTGCATCTCGTATTGATTACGTGTGGtcatgtttgtgtgtgtgtgtgtgtgtgtgtgtgtgtcggagcGCGTAACAAAAGGCGCACTggcaagcgaaaaaaaaaggagcatcTCTCAGCGTTGCACTCAGCGTTGAACCCGGGGCGGGGTCACCGGGTCCAGAAGGGAAACGTGACGGGGGGATCGGAGGCTCCCGTTGCACCGGCGTTCCCAGCCGTTAGAGGGGTCGATGAAAaatgcgaaagcgaaaagacaACCCCCatcggccgaaccgaaccgggcggcTCGGCGCCCGTTCTATGCTACGCCACCCACTCGCCACCCCATGCTGCAGGACATAAGCgactccggcaccggtggtaTGCTAAatcaaaagcaaaaaagagaGGGGCGGGGGGTGGGAGGAGGATAGAAACGTAGGCGCCTCTCGAGCTCGTCCCTGTCCGGGTCAGATGTCGGTGTCGCACCTGCCACTGACGGGCTTGGCCGGGCCGTTGCCccctcctccccccccccccccctctcctTCTCCCGATGTAGgatccggtggcggtggcaccataaacacttATGAATGTGAATTTTCATGTCATAATCCTTTAATTCGCTCGAACGGAGCTCCCGCCAAGGCGCAAAACAGGAGAGGCTCGCACACAGTTAATGGCATCACCGGCCCCGGCATCCGTTCCGTGCAACGGCCGTAccgatgggtgtgtgtgtttagtcCTGGCACCGTCACGCTCCCCCGTACCCGGCCACCGAGCGTTTCAACATCAATCGATGATTCCGCACAGAACGAGtgcggcaccaggcgcctccatcgctcCTTCGGACCACCATCCCGGGTCACCCGGGCTTGCCCGGGGTTGGGATGGGGTGCCCCTCCCCCGGTAGCGGGGGCTGCTTTAGTTTCATTAGCTTACAGCCAGTGGTGCGTCGTGTGATTGCACCGCGTTTGATGGGTTCCGCCCCGACCGGAGACGACCCGTTCGAGGAtgttcctgtttttgtttgacgCATTTCGAGCCAGGCGGGCTTTTTATGCGCGTCGCATTTTTATATTACCTGCCGCGCGAACATATTAGTTTGCCACGCCAGCCTTCGGGAACGCCCGGCCCATGTTTTAGTTTTAGAGGTTCGGTCGGCGCCTTTTTCGAAAGCATTCGAACGAGTTTccgggtttggtttttgccACCGGCAACTATTAGCTTTCCATTAGGTTTTTTGCGGTGATTTGAGAATATGCTGCCAGAGTGGCCTCTTTGGCAGCATAGTGGCACTTTATGCCGCCGGCTGAACCATTCTTCTGGATTAGGGACACCTTGTATGGGTGGTTTCTGGGAATGTTTCAGTTGAATcgttcaacataaaaaagtaacATGCCGTGAGTGCCGAACATGTGGTTTAAATTGTggataatttaattataaTTATCACAACATGATTGAGCGCATGATTAAGCGTGCCCACAGAACGGTGGGTTTCGTCATCCGTATGGTATCCGTATGGCTGCCAGGATATTATGTGTCTCAAAGCAGCAATAGTCTCATTATAATTCGAGCTGCCTTCTGCTCTTCGCGTGTTCGCGTCAAAACATCTTGAGTTCCCTAATTGACTCGCCGATACACGTTGCTCACCTTGCGCCCTTGCGCGATGTTTGAGACGTCGACTTGTCACTTTTTGACGTTCACGAGGTCATGTAGTTATTGTGTGGCAATGTAATTTATTCCATGCCGTCATAGTCACTCGTCAGTTGGGACTGGTTGGTTAAGTCATACCTGTCGTGGTTAAGTCATACCTGTCGGTTGTCAAAACTGCGCTTCATTAACTCTTACGCACTCCTGGGGCTACTACAACCGTCAAGTGGTCTTAGCCTGCAACTCTGATGACTCTGCTTATAAAACAAACCCGTCTTGGGCCGCCTTGACTCTGTTTATGAAAGGAATAGAATATCTAATTCTAATTCTTCGACTACGTCAATGAGTCAATATGAGCcttcttttaatttattgcaaaaacaCAAGGCTGGCAAAAAAATAATCCATTTTGCGTGAGTTTCAatactttatttaagatgctttcaattgtccgatttgcgtcaaatatgcaccgttttgttggaaatttaTCGCCTTTTTCAAAAGAGCTCAAAACTCCCCTTTCATACCAGTCTTGGacgttattggtgaaaaactcgagcaatcttGTTTCCCAACCCTTGTTTGATCTCAAGTTTTCATCATtcaagaaattttgtaatgcgagaaaaaggtgtcaatcgcttggcgGAAGGTTCGGActatatggtggatgcattgaaacttcccaaccaagctccccAAACtttttggcgagtcactaaagacgtgcgtgaacttttcgttgtcctgatggaacacaaaaccttttctttttgtcgaTTCTGGCCACCGTTTAGGCTGCTTCACCACACTTAGACCACGATTTTTTCCACATAGTATTATCGTTTgtttcccatttctcatccccagtaccaaTCCGTTTAAAAATtaggtcgatttcattccgtttggccaaaacttgaCAGATGGAAATTTGATCCACAATTTTTTTGATGTGAATTGATGTGGCACCTAAACATCCCCTTAGGCAGATAGGCAGTAGCTAGTACTTTTTAGCCAGTTTTATATATTCCGATGAATGATGACAATTAAGAGTACGTTTGAGAGTTATGAAAGTTGAGTGTAGAAGAAAATGTGGAATtggataaaattaaaaagaataGAACCTTTGAATTGCGATTGAATGAACACTGTTTGTTCACGAAATATTTGTACGTTTATTCTAACAATTGTACTAATATTCTAATATTCTAATATTATCCGACCGTCGAGGTTTCGTACGTAGACCCTCGAACGGTCGCGAAAAGAACACtgccgatcggtatcggcgtcGATCGTGGGTGAGTCCCGAGTCACCCACGCAGGGCACTCGGCACTCACCCGGGCCTTATCACCCGGGCCAGGAAAGCCCAATCGAGTTATGAATGTCGGGGGCCTCAACCCGGAAAGCTTCGTTGTTTTGCCAACAAACGATTGCAGTCGCGTCGCTGTCGCTTCCGACAGGACCTTGGGTGCCTTGACCAGTTTTGGATTATTAAACGTGCCGGGTGGCGTTGATTTTAACCGTCCGTTGACCGGCGGGTGTTGAAGGACATGTATTAGCCCTTGTTGACACGTTGGACAGTTGGACATTTTTGTCTGACAAAAATTGGTCGTGTGGAATTGACTCGGGCACAACGGATCGCCCGAGCGACGCCGCGAAACCTCAACAACCTGACCTAGCTAGCTGGTGAGTggcgccggaaccggtgggACTTCCCGTGGGGAACCCTTGATGAGGCTTCCAGAAAACATCCCACGACCcacggccgggtcgggccgggatTCTGCCCGGGACGTCGAGCCTTCCGAGCATGCGGTGATGATCGGATCGCGCCGGTGTCTTATCTCCCACTGGAACTaggggcggtggtggtcgtggtccGTTCCACAATATCGCGAATTTTGCGTCCGgtgaccggccaccggttcctcCCAGCGGACCGCGCGCACCACCAAAGCTAAGaagggttttatttttagcccccccccccacgtgtaggtgtgtgtgtgtgtgtgtttatgggCAAGTGCATTGAAAAGCGGATTATGTTTTGCAAATTAAgggcacagcacacacacacacacacacacacgccgggtACTCGCAAAAGCTAgcgccgtggccggggccgcTACGACACATGCGACTCGCCCCGGATAATGTCCTTTCGGCTATGGCGAGGGGCGGGTCTGAAAAACCCGGGACCGAGCCTATCATAAAACCGTGCAGAGACACAGAGGCGCATAGCAGATTTGGTGCACAcatagcacacacacacacacggacacagcgACGGACACGGAAGCACTCCCCGGGTGACCATTGGGGTGACATTTTATTGCGAGATTGGAATCGAGAGTTGTGTGTCCTgagccgcgccgcgcccgGCCTGGGAAACTCTCTGCCGGGCTGGGCCTCTGGAAAATGCGACTCATTTCAGAGACCCCCCCNNNNNNNNNNNNNNNNNNNNNNNNNNNNNNNNNNNNNNNNNNNNNNNNNNNNNNNNNNNNNNNNNNNNNNNNNNNNNNNNNNNNNNNNNNNNNNNNNNNNNNNNNNNNNNNNNNNNNNNNNNNNNNNNNNNNNNNNNNNNNNNNNNNNNNNNNNNNNNNNNNNNNNNNNNNNNNNNNNNNNNNNNNNNNNNNNNNNNNNNNNNNNNNNNNNNNNNNNNNNNNNNNNNNNNNNNNNNNNNNNNNNNNNNNNNNNNNNNNNNNNNNNNNNNNNNNNNNNNNNNNNNNNNNNNNNNNNNNNNNNNNNNNNNNNNNNNNNNNNNNNNNNNNNNNNNTGGTGATCTATTGTTGGGTTGCCAAATTGTGCAGGATCTCGGTTGTGTGTGGTCGCATTGTTCGTCCTGTGCGCTGGGTCTGGTACTCACACTCACGAGACAGGACGGGTGGAAGGTGGGAGGTGGGAGGAGGGTAGGAGCGAAAGGCCAACACCGTTAACgatcggccacacacacacacacacacacgcagacatATGCACACTTAGAACAATAGAGTCCGGGGGTCCGCTCCGTCCGACTCGCTGGAGTTAGCTGGAACGGAGGGAAGGTTGAGCGATGGAGGTGGGCCCAATGGAGCGGAGCAGCAGGAGGTGCGTCCTCCTGTCAGCCCTTTcgatcgtttgtgtgtgtgtgtgtgtgtgtgcaggttGGTGCTGTCTATAAATAAATGGCTCTGGCCACGTGGCGAGAGACGTGACACCGCTTATGTTGACAGGGGCACGGGACAGGGTCGGGAGTGGCGTAGTGAGCTGGGGAAAACGGATTTTGGGAGCTTTCCCCCGTGCCCGTCCCCCGGTCCTGCCTTCCGCTGAAGCAAACACTGGAAGGTTTCGGAGGAAAAGTTTCGGAGCCCAACCCAACAAAGCGATGTGCGCAAGAAAAAGCGGGGCACATGAGACTGTGTCAGCAGgtgcggggggagggggggggggggggggggggggcgggggcagGGATGCTTTCGTGGACGCTAATTGCTCCGAGAGCGGTCCCGCCCCGGCATGTGCAGGAAATTGCAACGCATGATACACCCAGGACCAAGAtgtttggccggccggtggtgatgCCGCCGACATTAACGCAAAAGCTCCCCAGCCctccccacaaaaaaaaaaaaaaaaaacgcgagaAAAACGCCGAGCGGGCGGGTGAAGGTAAACacgaaaacacgaaacaaacagccgaaccaacgaacgaacacgGAGGCAATacgtaaaaaaaatccggAGTCCGCGCCGGAAGAAGCATAAAGagcgaaacaacaacagcaccagcaccaacaacggtcgaagcaggagcagaaaaagcGGCAACAAGCAAAGCGGCAAAACACGTGAACTCTGCGAAAccccgaaaacggaaaagacaAACTAAACAAAGGACACACCCCGTGCACGGTATATGCAACGCGCCACCGGCAAATCTCGGCAcactcggcgctcggcggcTATTGTTTCTCCCGTGCTCCAGGAAACGACATTAAGACATCCGGATCAGGACATGCTGCTTCCACTTCCTGTCTacccaccgccgcccccaTCTATCCACTTTCGGGCCACGACATTCTGTgccgcacgacgacgacgacgacgaggacgacgaggatgaaGCCCGAATCCATTTTATTTCGACAAATGATGCGACTCCTGCGCTTATACCACCCCTCGGCCTGGCCCTCCTCCCAAACCTCACCCCCACACCCCCCTTATCTGGCACTGGCtcaattttttttgcattcattCTCCATTCTCCGCGTGCGCTCGGCTCACCGTGGCTCACCGTTTCGTGAATTGTCTGTCGTACCGAGATCCGGCCTGTGGGTTGTGAGCCGGAGGGTAGAGTGGGGGGAGGTGGGCGATGGGTTAGAACGTTGGCGGGCGGGTTGGTAacccccgggacccggggcccggaaccTAATTTTGatctgtttttcttccatttcggGGCGCCAGGACGCGCGCGAAACGTCATCCTTCGAGTcgagcccgggccgggccggtggaGTGGATGCCGGGGTGCTGAGTATGCTGAGTAGCGTCGTGCGAtatgcctgctgctgctgctggtgctggtgctgggctccgaaaaaccggaaacgtgcTGGTAAACGGTTGAATGTTCGTTAGCATTAAACGGCCGCGTGGTATTCGCTTCGCGTGGCAACCGTACACTACAcgctcccgggccgggccgagtcGGGCGTGCCACCCCCCGCCCGGACGTGCCGTCCC
This window of the Anopheles cruzii chromosome X, idAnoCruzAS_RS32_06, whole genome shotgun sequence genome carries:
- the LOC128277286 gene encoding uncharacterized protein LOC128277286, giving the protein MVVPVQLLLCTVLTIVHAWHRTAALRLTNMNVPEVVDYRDTITLSCSYDLGDHQLNSVKWYKGTQEFYRYAPMLSPKVTVYPVEGIVIATDRPTICNQYLCSIRLTELQRRSSGEYRCEISGDAPEFKLANGTRNMTVEALPLEEPTISGLAASYLPHEHIAANCTSDRSSLAIRLLWFINGRTVPMEYLQQQQETTLESDGFYLRYRTLEMRVPVDRLVQRELDNVIHIKCMATVDAVPAAGREAKAVIALRSHRSSLFGFGGHNTMAAGAASVALKGHPTASIWSSSFSSCSSAQKST